The Christensenella timonensis DNA segment GGCAGCGCCCTGCTTCCCGGTTTTACAAGCGGCGTTTCACCTGCTTTACAGATGGGACATTCGTCCGGCCCATATGATTTCACTTCCATAGAAAGCACCGCGCGGAACGGTACGCCAAAGTCTACCGCGCCCGCACTGCGGTCGACTACGCTGCCCACGCCCACGACTTCCGCACCCAAATCCTTAAGCAGCGCAATAACTTCCTTGACGGATCCGCCTGTTGTTACGACGTCCTCCGTTACCAGTATTTTCGTCCCCGGCTCTACCGTAAAACCCCTGCGCAGCGTCATTTTTCCATTTTCACGCTCTGCAAAGATATTCTTTACGCCCAACTGGCGCGACATCTCATAGGCCATGATGATGCCGCCGATCGCCGGCCCGACCACGAGGTCGATCTTCCTATCCGCAAACTGTTCCGCAAGCTGCTTACAAATAAGCTCCGATACATCCGGATATTGGAACAGCTTCGCACACTGCATGTACTTATCCGAATGCCTGCCCGACGTGAGCAGGAAATGCCCTTCCAACATTACTTCTTTTTCTTTAAAAACCGCAATGATCTCTTCACGCGTCATCATATTGCCATACCACCTTTTCTATATGCTCAGCGTGCCCGTAAGCCCGCTGATCTTTTCGATCCCCATATCGTTTGCGTATTGCTCCAGCTCGCTAAGGATAATAGCTGTAGCCGAAGGGTTGCGCATGGTTGCCGCGCCGACCATAACGGCGCTCGCCCCTGCGATCATGAATTCCGCAGCGTCCTCCCCGCTCATGATGCCTCCCAGCCCGATGATCGGGATACCAAGCTTTGCCTGGAACACCTCCCATACCATCCGCAATGCCACCGGCTTTACCGCAGGGCCGGAAAGTCCGCCTGTAACATTTGCAAGGATCGGCCTGCGCGTTTTTGCATCGATCGCCATCCCTGTGATGCAGTTGATAAGCGATACCGCGTCCGCCCCTGCGTCACGCGCCGCTTTCGCCATATCCGCGACTTTGGTGACATTGGGCGTCAGCTTTACGATCAGCGGTTTTTTCGCCACGCGCTTGACCGCCCCTACGATGTCGTTTATCGCGCATACATCCGTACCAAAGCTCACGCCGCCCTGCTTTACGTTGGGACAGGACACATTGACTTCATAAAGCGCGATATTCGTATCGTTTAAGCGCTCCGCCACATAAGCATAATCTTCGGCGGACGCCCCCGCGATATTCGCGATCTTGACCGTATCATAGTTTTTGATGCGCGGATAAATGGAGCGAAGGAATTCGTCCACACCCGGATTTTGCAGGCCGACCGCATTGAGTACCCCACTGGCCGTCTCCGCAATGCGCACAGGCGGGTTTCCCAGCCGCGGCGCCTTTGTCAGCGCTTTCAGTGTCACCGCGCCAAGCTTTGAAACGTCCATATGCAGATTATACTCTTCCGCATATCCAAACGTCCCGGATGCCGTGATCACCGGATTTTTGAGTTGTACGCCCGCGATGTTCACTCTCATGTCACTCATAAAGCGCGTCGACCTCCTTCATATCGAATACGGGGCCCTCGATACACACTTTTTTGTGCTGTCCCTTTATTTTGCACACGCACACCGCGCAGCCCCCCGTACCGCAGCCCATATGCTGCTCCATGGAAACATACGCCGGGATGTCCGTCCCCTCAAGGACGCGCGCAAGGGACTGAAAGAACGGCATCGGCCCGCAAGAGAGGATCACGTCCGGTTTTTCTTCCTGCAAACGCTCCTTTAACAGGTTGGTACAAAAGCCATGCTCGCCAAACGTCCCGTCATCCGTAGCGACGTAAGTCGAGGCAAACCCCTCAAAATCCTGTACCTCGTACACACAGCTTGCGCTGCGGTATCCGAGGAAGGCGGAATATTCCCGGTCAGGGTATTTCACTTTGAGCGACTTTAGGGGGGCGATCCCGATCCCGCCGCCGATGAGCCATACCTTTTTCATGTCGTCCTTGAGCTGGAAACCGTTGCCCAGCGGCATCAGGATATCCAGCGTATCGCCTGCCCGCGCCAAGGAAAGCAGCCTCGTACCTTTGCCAACGACCGCATAAGCAAGATGCACTTCCTTTTTGCCTTCATCCACATAATTGATGCTGATCGGCCTTCTGAGCAGAAGCTCCTTTGCGTGCGGTATCTCGATATGCGCAAACTGTCCCGGACGGAAATACCGCAGGAAATCGTCCGTACACGTCACTTTCAGGAGGTATGTGTTGTCCGCGATCAGCTCGTTTGACAGAACCGTTTCTATCGTGTGTTTGTTAATCATTTTTTTTTGCCTTCTCCCTGTCGATGATCTCCATAAAATCGTCAAATAAGTATGCCGTATCCTCCGGCCCCGGTGCTGCCTCCGGATGGAACTGCACCGTGAACATCGGATAACCGATATATTTTACGCCCTCGATCGTTTGGTCGTTCCAGTTTTTGTGCGATACGACAGCGCACGCCGGCAGGGAACGGCTCATGATCGTGTAACCGTGGTTTTGCGAGGTGATATACACCTTGTTGCGCTGCATATCCTTGACCGGATGGTTAGAGCCGCGGTGTCCGTATTTGAGCTTTTCCGTATCCGCACCCATGGCCAGCGCCACCAGCTGGTGCCCCAGGCAGATGCCGAATGCCGGCAGCTTACCGATCAGCTGCTTTAGGTTTTCAATGATCTGCACGTTGTCCTTCGGGTTTCCCGGGCCGTTTGTCAGCATCAGCCCATCAAAGTTCCCCGCTATGATCTCTTTGGGGTCTGTAAGCGCCGGGAACACGGTAAGCGCACAGTCGCGCTTTTCAAGGCTGCGCAGGATATTGCGTTTCAGCCCAAAATCGAGCACCGCTAAGGAGCGGCTGCCCTGCGAATACTGGTACTTTTCCTTGCACGTCACCTGCTCCACAGGCAGCTCTATATGATAATTCTTCATTTCCTCGATCTGCATAGCGGATGGCGGCACCTGTGTGATGATCCCGTGCATCGTTCCTTTGTCGCGCAGCTTCCTTGTCAGCTCGCGCGTATCAATACCCGCAAGGCCGATGATCTGTTTTTTGACCAGATACTCCTCCAACGTCATTTTGCTGTTCCAGTTGGAAGGTTCGCTGCACTTTTCGCGCATGACGAACGCGCTTACCTTTGGCCCGTCCGATTCGGATACCTCCTCATCGATCCCATAATTGCCGACCAGCGGGTAGGTCATGGTCACGATCTGGCCGCAATAGGAAGGATCCGTAAGAACCTCTTGGTAGCCTGTCATGCCCGTATTGAAAACGACCTCACCCATCACGTCCGCCTGTTTTCCAAAGGACTCCCCTTTGAAAATCGTCCCGTCTTCCAGTGTCAAATAAGCCATCTATTTTCGCTCCCCTGCATTGTTATTGGTACTAATATCCAATCCCGTTTTTCGCAAACGTGTCCAAAATATCCTCCTGCATGTCAAGCGCCGCCTGCCGCGCCGCCTTTGCAAAGTCCATGCCTTTATATTTTTCATTCCGGTAAGCGGTAAGGATCGCACGCGAATTGTTTACCACGCCGCCAAGCCCGCGCTTGTCAAAATTCGGAACCAGTCCCTGTGCGCTGCCGCCCTGCGCGCCATACCCGGGGATCAACACAAAGATCGACGGATGCTTCCCGCGTATTTTTTCCGCCTGCTGCGGATAGGTCGCGCCGATCACCGCGCCGACCTCTGAATACCCGTACTTCCCGATCAGGTCTTTGCCCCATTCAGCCACCATGCCGGCCATGCATTCGTATACCGTTTTGCCGCCGATCTGCTTGTCCTGCAGCTCTCCCGAGCTTGGGTTAGACGTTTTGACCAGTACGAAAATGCCTTTATCATACTTTTCACAATCGGCTGTGAACGGCGCGATCCCGTCTGTGCCGAGGTATCCGTTTACTGTGGCAAAATCCGCATCGAAAACAGGGACTTCCTTTTCGCCGACCTTCGCCCTGCCGAGGTAAGAGCTCGAATAGGCGCTCGCCGTCGCGCCGATATCATTTCGTTTGATGTCGGCGATCACCACAAGGCCTGCATCCTTTGCATATGCGATCGTATCGCGGAAGGCTTTCATGCCTTCACAGCCGTACATCTCGTAGTAGGCCGCCTGTACTTTAACGGACGGGACGATATCCGCGATCTCGTCGATGAGCACCCTGTTGTACTGGAAAATATTGTCCGCCGCATAAGAAAGCGGATCCATGAAATCCCCGCGCGACAAAAATTCCTGCGGCAGATATTCAAATTTCGTATCCAGCCCTACGCAGATCGGGCTCTTTTTTTGTATGATCTGTTCAATCAGCTTGTCTATCATATGTGACCTTTCCTTCCCGGATCGTCATTGTTACCCTGCCGCAAAGCTCTTTACCGATAAACGGCGTATTTTTTGCCTTGGAGAGGATGCTTCCTTCGCTGTAAATATATTTTTCATGCACATTACAAAGCGCCATATCTGCGGGCATACCCGCCGCGATTTTCCCGCCTTTGCGCTTTAGCAGCGCGTTCGGCCTTTCTGACAGCAGCCTTGCTAAATCCTTCCAGTCTATTATCCCCACATCCACAAGGTTTGTCACCGCCAGTGCGAACGCCGTTTCAAAACCGATGATGCCGAAGGGCGCCTTCT contains these protein-coding regions:
- the pyrE gene encoding orotate phosphoribosyltransferase → MTREEIIAVFKEKEVMLEGHFLLTSGRHSDKYMQCAKLFQYPDVSELICKQLAEQFADRKIDLVVGPAIGGIIMAYEMSRQLGVKNIFAERENGKMTLRRGFTVEPGTKILVTEDVVTTGGSVKEVIALLKDLGAEVVGVGSVVDRSAGAVDFGVPFRAVLSMEVKSYGPDECPICKAGETPLVKPGSRALPVK
- a CDS encoding dihydroorotate dehydrogenase produces the protein MSDMRVNIAGVQLKNPVITASGTFGYAEEYNLHMDVSKLGAVTLKALTKAPRLGNPPVRIAETASGVLNAVGLQNPGVDEFLRSIYPRIKNYDTVKIANIAGASAEDYAYVAERLNDTNIALYEVNVSCPNVKQGGVSFGTDVCAINDIVGAVKRVAKKPLIVKLTPNVTKVADMAKAARDAGADAVSLINCITGMAIDAKTRRPILANVTGGLSGPAVKPVALRMVWEVFQAKLGIPIIGLGGIMSGEDAAEFMIAGASAVMVGAATMRNPSATAIILSELEQYANDMGIEKISGLTGTLSI
- a CDS encoding dihydroorotate dehydrogenase electron transfer subunit — translated: MINKHTIETVLSNELIADNTYLLKVTCTDDFLRYFRPGQFAHIEIPHAKELLLRRPISINYVDEGKKEVHLAYAVVGKGTRLLSLARAGDTLDILMPLGNGFQLKDDMKKVWLIGGGIGIAPLKSLKVKYPDREYSAFLGYRSASCVYEVQDFEGFASTYVATDDGTFGEHGFCTNLLKERLQEEKPDVILSCGPMPFFQSLARVLEGTDIPAYVSMEQHMGCGTGGCAVCVCKIKGQHKKVCIEGPVFDMKEVDALYE
- a CDS encoding carbamoyl phosphate synthase small subunit, with amino-acid sequence MAYLTLEDGTIFKGESFGKQADVMGEVVFNTGMTGYQEVLTDPSYCGQIVTMTYPLVGNYGIDEEVSESDGPKVSAFVMREKCSEPSNWNSKMTLEEYLVKKQIIGLAGIDTRELTRKLRDKGTMHGIITQVPPSAMQIEEMKNYHIELPVEQVTCKEKYQYSQGSRSLAVLDFGLKRNILRSLEKRDCALTVFPALTDPKEIIAGNFDGLMLTNGPGNPKDNVQIIENLKQLIGKLPAFGICLGHQLVALAMGADTEKLKYGHRGSNHPVKDMQRNKVYITSQNHGYTIMSRSLPACAVVSHKNWNDQTIEGVKYIGYPMFTVQFHPEAAPGPEDTAYLFDDFMEIIDREKAKKND
- the pyrF gene encoding orotidine-5'-phosphate decarboxylase yields the protein MIDKLIEQIIQKKSPICVGLDTKFEYLPQEFLSRGDFMDPLSYAADNIFQYNRVLIDEIADIVPSVKVQAAYYEMYGCEGMKAFRDTIAYAKDAGLVVIADIKRNDIGATASAYSSSYLGRAKVGEKEVPVFDADFATVNGYLGTDGIAPFTADCEKYDKGIFVLVKTSNPSSGELQDKQIGGKTVYECMAGMVAEWGKDLIGKYGYSEVGAVIGATYPQQAEKIRGKHPSIFVLIPGYGAQGGSAQGLVPNFDKRGLGGVVNNSRAILTAYRNEKYKGMDFAKAARQAALDMQEDILDTFAKNGIGY